Genomic segment of Litoribacterium kuwaitense:
ACAGGTGAATCACAAAGGCTTCCAGCGTATCGTTCGAGCGTTTGTAGGGAACGACGGTCTGTTGTTTAAATTCACCGTTGCGGTCACGGGGAATCGTAATTTGAAGATCGCCGTACTCAGTATGAAGCGTTCTGACATAGGAACCATTTCGAGAATTGCCCGAATGAAAACCAATCCGGTCGTATTTCTCGTAGTCTAAGAAAGCTATCAGCTCTGTCGCTAGCAGTGTATTAACCGCTTTTTCGAGGTGAGAACGAAAAACCTCAGTAATATCTTGTTTTTGTACTAGAGCGTCGACAATATCTGTTGTAAACTGATTCATAGGGAAGGCCTTCTTTCTTTGAATTGGTGTTGTGGTAACTCCATTCTACAAGAAAAGGTCTTCCTTTTTGTATTTATTCATTTACACAAAATATTTTACGCTCTCGGAA
This window contains:
- a CDS encoding transposase; this encodes MNQFTTDIVDALVQKQDITEVFRSHLEKAVNTLLATELIAFLDYEKYDRIGFHSGNSRNGSYVRTLHTEYGDLQITIPRDRNGEFKQQTVVPYKRSNDTLEAFVIHLFQKGVTMSEISELIEKMYGHHYTPQTISNMTQAMSGQIEAFQSRKLASRYA